A region from the Cydia amplana chromosome 7, ilCydAmpl1.1, whole genome shotgun sequence genome encodes:
- the LOC134649618 gene encoding carbonic anhydrase 1, whose protein sequence is MKLLDPKYVAAPMQTAASEAEQISRLRASQSPIAISLQKCPTLTSLDGLKFRGYWDNEGSGVLLNTGQTAYFTLDTNSRPRLSGGPLMGEYIFEQMHFHWSVDDFTGCEHVLDGHGYAAECHFVHYNSKYESIEAAVGHADGLAVVGFLLEAVDAPNPKFDKLVEGLEAIQRRDQAVRVTAESLSWMERDDLREGSYVTYKGSLTTPPYTECVTWIIYQKPVQVGTEQLGLLRQLEGLDSKPIERNVRPTQRHPPGHSVIFVKQVKAKL, encoded by the exons ATGAAACTACTGGACCCGAAATATGTGGCGGCCCCGATGCAGACAGCGGCTTCTGAAG CCGAACAAATCTCTCGTCTTCGCGCATCGCAATCTCCAATAGCAATCTCCCTTCAAAAATGTCCGACATTGACTTCACTAGATGGACTCAAATTCAGGGGCTACTGGGACAACGAAGGTAGTGGCGTGTTATTAAATACGGGACAAACTG CATATTTTACCCTCGATACAAACTCTCGACCGCGACTAAGCGGCGGGCCCCTAATGGGCGAGTACATCTTCGAGCAAATGCACTTCCACTGGTCTGTTGACGACTTCACCGGCTGCGAACACGTTCTAGATGGTCATGG CTACGCAGCAGAATGTCACTTTGTCCACTATAACAGTAAATACGAGTCAATAGAAGCGGCAGTAGGCCATGCTGACGGCTTGGCAGTAGTTGGTTTCCTCTTGGAGGCTGTAGACGCCCCTAACCCGAAATTTGACAAGCTTGTCGAAGGTTTGGAGGCGATTCAGAGGCGTGACCAAGCTGTTCGAGTCACTGCAG AGTCACTGTCCTGGATGGAGCGTGACGACCTGCGCGAGGGCAGCTACGTGACCTACAAAGGGTCGTTAACCACGCCCCCGTACACCGAGTGTGTCACATGGATCATTTACCAGAAACCTGTACAAGTTGGCACAGAACAG TTGGGCCTTCTCCGGCAGTTGGAAGGGTTGGACAGCAAGCCCATCGAGAGGAACGTGCGGCCGACGCAACGCCACCCTCCCGGCCACTCCGTCATATTCGTGAAGCAAGTCAAGGCGAAGCTTTAA